In bacterium, a single window of DNA contains:
- the dapA gene encoding 4-hydroxy-tetrahydrodipicolinate synthase: MADFGRVITAMVTPMDKSLAVDYAKAAALATRLADQGSDGLVVCGTTGESPTLSDEEKIRLFHTVREAVAARTAVIAGTGTYDTAHSIHLTKEAEKAGCDGVLLVNPYYNKPSQEGLYRHFRAVAESTRLPVMLYNIQGRTSVNCEPATIARLAEVPNIAAVKEASGSLDQMSQIRKLTPPSFRLYSGDDSLTLPLLAVGGHGVVSVAGHIAGREIKEMILAFASGDVRKAQALHFRLWPLFKVLFITTNPTPVKAALAMAGFDPGGLRLPLVEVTPNEREQIATVLKDLALAAVPA; this comes from the coding sequence GCGGCGGCCCTTGCGACGCGCCTGGCGGACCAGGGCTCGGACGGGCTGGTGGTGTGCGGGACCACCGGCGAGTCGCCGACGCTCAGCGACGAGGAGAAGATCCGCCTGTTTCACACGGTGCGGGAGGCCGTGGCCGCGCGCACCGCGGTGATCGCCGGCACCGGCACCTACGATACGGCGCACAGCATCCACCTGACGAAGGAGGCCGAGAAGGCAGGCTGCGACGGCGTGCTGCTTGTGAACCCGTATTACAATAAGCCGTCGCAGGAGGGCCTGTACCGGCACTTCCGGGCCGTGGCGGAGAGCACGCGCCTGCCCGTGATGCTCTACAATATTCAGGGCCGCACGTCGGTCAACTGCGAGCCCGCGACGATCGCGCGCCTCGCCGAGGTGCCCAACATCGCCGCCGTCAAGGAGGCGAGCGGCAGCCTCGACCAGATGTCGCAGATCCGCAAACTCACTCCGCCGTCGTTCCGGCTCTACAGCGGCGACGACAGCCTGACGCTGCCGCTGCTCGCCGTCGGCGGGCACGGCGTCGTGAGCGTCGCGGGGCACATCGCGGGGCGCGAGATCAAGGAGATGATCCTCGCGTTCGCGTCCGGCGACGTCCGGAAGGCGCAGGCGCTCCATTTCCGGCTGTGGCCGCTGTTCAAGGTGCTCTTCATCACCACGAACCCGACCCCGGTGAAGGCGGCGCTCGCGATGGCCGGCTTCGACCCCGGCGGGCTCCGCCTGCCGTTGGTCGAGGTGACGCCGAACGAGCGCGAGCAGATCGCCACGGTGCTGAAGGACCTCGCCCTGGCCGCGGTGCCGGCCTAG